Below is a genomic region from Natranaerobius trueperi.
AAATAGTAGATTTTTTAAGTAATATCAAAGACAATATTGAATTACTTTTCACCTTAGATACTCTAGAATATTTATATAAAGGTGGTAGAATAAATAAAGTATCAAATTTAATGGGTTCATTATTAGATATCAAACCAATAGTTACAGTAAAAGAAGGAAAGTTCTTTCCTTTTGGAAAAGCGAGAAGACAACAATCAGCTCTTTCAAAAATCGTTACTAGTTTCGAAAATTTTGCTAAAGAAAAGACACCTATTAAACTTGCAGTAGCACACGGAAAGGGTTCTAAAGCTGCTAAACAGTTAAAAGAAATGTTAGAAGAGAGAATAGGAATTAAAGCAGAGATTTATTCCACTATAGGTCCAGTAGTCGGTGTACATACAGGTCCCGGAACCGTGGGAGCTGCAATCTTATATGAAGAATAAATAAAATCCCCATTTGGGGATTTTATTTATATGTTTCAGGTATAGGTTTTCTATTAATTCCTGATTCAACTGCCGCTTTCGCTACTTCTTTTGCTACTTGTTTTGCCACTACTTTGTTAAATGGATCTGGTATAACATAATCTGAATTTAGGTCTTTTTCATTGATAATTTCAGCAATAGCATAAGCAGCTGCTATTTTCATTTTTTCATTAATATCTGTTGCTTGTACATCTAACGCTCCTCTAAAGATACCAGGAAAAGCCAGTACATTATTTATTTGGTTCGGAAAATCACTTCTACCGGTACCGACAACTTTAGCCCCTCCTAGCTTAGCTTCATCTGGATATATTTCAGGAATAGGATTTGCCATAGCAAAAACTATCGGATCTTCGTTCATTAAAGAAACCATCTCTTTATTAATTGTCTCTGGTTTAGAAACCCCTAAAAAAACATCACTTCCTTGAAGGGCATCAGATAAATCACCAGTTATATTTTGTTTATTTGTTATTTCAACCAACTCTTCTTTTACCCAATTCATCCCATCTTGTCTATCTTTATAAATTACTCCTCTAGAATCACATATAATTACATCGTTTACTTGTAAATCTAAGAATAATTTTGCTATTGCTACTCCACTAGCACCTGCGCCATTAACAACTACTTTTATATCTTCTAACTTTTTATTAACAGTCTTTAATGCATTTAAAACACCAGCAGCAGCCACAACTGCAGTTCCATGTTGATCATCATGGAATATAGGTAAATCAGTCTCTTCTTTTAATCGTCTTTCTATTTCAAAACATCGTGGAGCACTAATATCTTCTAAATTAATGCCTCCCCATGTAGGTGCCATTAATTTAACAGTCTTTACAATATCATCTACATCATTTGTTTCTAAACAAATAGGAAATCCATCCACTCCTGCAAATTCTTTAAATAAAACTGCTTTTCCTTCCATTACAGGCATAGATGCTTCAGGACCTATGTCACCTAATCCCAAAACAGCAGACCCATCTGTCACTACAGCTACTAAATTATTTCTTGATGTATACTCCCATGAATTTTCTTTATCTTTATTTATTTCTTTACAGGCTTCTGCAACTCCAGGGGTATACGCAAGTGCAAGGTCTTCATTGTTTTTTACAGAAACTTTACTGTTTACCTCAATCTTACCAGAATTTTCTTTGTGAGCTTTTAGTGCTTGTTCTTTAAAGTTCAATGGTTACACTCCTTCTTAATTTTTTCCATGTACTATAAAGATTAACATTAATCTTGACAATAGACAAATTTTCTTTATTGAAAGTCATGACAATTTTTAGTCTATGAAATAAAACTCAGCAATCGTGAATTTTTCAATACGCTAAAATTCAGGCAGTAATTCGAAGTGTTTGTTGACAAAAATTCGGCTTTAGTTTATTATAAGAATTGTTCAATATGAGTTAGCTTTAATAACCTAACAAGAAATTAATTTTATATAATAACAAAGGAGTGTAAAAAATGAAAAGAGTACCACATGTATATGCTTTACTATTTTTAGTTATTATTTTTGCTGCATTATTAACTTATGTAGTACCTGCCGGAACATATGAGCGTTTTGAAGATGAAGAAACAGGACGTACCTTAGTAGACGCAGATTCTTTTGAATTTGTAGATTCTAATCCCTCCGGGATTATGGATGTATTTGAAGCAGTACAATTAGGCTTGGTTGAATCTGCAGATATTGTTTTCTTTATTTTCGTAGTTGGTGGAGCTTTTGGAATTATTAGAGGAACTGGGGCAATTGATGCTGGATTAGGTCTTGCTGTTAATAAGTTTCAAGGTAGAGAAAAACTTTTGTTCCCAGCATTAATTTTAATTTTCTCTATTGGTGGAGGTACTTTTGGATTAGCAGAAGAAACTATCCCATTTATTCCAATAGCAGTTTTACTATGTAGACAATTAGGTTATGATGCAATGGTTGGATTAGCTATCGTCTCAGTTGGTGCCCGTGTGGGCTTTGCAGCCGGGTTAATGAATCCATTTACTATTGGGGTTGCACAAGGAATTGCAGAACTTCCAATGTTTTCAGGATTGTTATTCAGAATAGTTGTGTACCTATTACTTTTAATAGCATCTATTTGGTATGTTAATAGATATGCTAAAAAGGTTAAAGAAGATCCAACACAAAGTTATGTTCATGATCTTGAACAACAAAGTTTAGAAACTATGGATAGTTCTAATATACCTGATTTTAATAAAACACATGGTGCTGTTCTTATTACTGTTATTATTGGTTTTTCCACGATGATCTTTGGTGTCTTTCAGCATGGATGGTATATTAATGAAATATCTTCAATCTTCTTAGCAACAGGAATAATAGCTGGTTTAGTAGGTTCACTTGGGATGAATGGTGTAGCCAACAAATTCGTAGATGGTGCTCGTGAATTAACTTTAGGAGCTTTAGTTGTTGGTGTAGCAAGAGGAATTTTAGTTGTAATGGAAGATGGCCAAATTATTGACACTATAATTTATTCTGCAGGAGTTACCCTAGAAACAATGCCCCGAGTATTAGCTGCTAATGGTATGTTTGCTTTTCAATGGATTTTGAATATCTTTATTCCTTCAGGAAGTGGCCAAGCAGCAACAACTATGCCTATAATGACACCTATTGCTGATCTAGCGGATGTATCTAGACAAACGGCTGTTTTAGCATACCATTATGGAGACGGATTCACCAATCTCATTACTCCAACTGGTGGAACCTTAATGGCCAGTTTAGCTATGGCTAACATTCCATTCGAACGTTATTTCAAGTGGGTATTACCTTTATTAGGTATTTGGACAGTGATTGGTATATCTGCAGTAACTATAGCTACATTAATTGACTTCGGCCCATTTTAATAGTTCTATATTAACCGACCTTACATTAGGTCGGTTTTTTTATGAATTATCTACTACTACTTCAAAATATTTGTTATGATATAATTAACAAATATTTTGCGGGGGGTGTTTACTTGAATGTAATAACAATAATTTTATCAGCTATACCTATCTTAAACATAATTTTTGTAATCACATTAATTTTTTCAGAAAGACGAAACCCTACTGCTACTTGGGCATGGTTACTTATCTTAATTACTCTTCCTTTTCTTGGCTTTATCTTATATTTATTTTTTGGATTGACACCAAAAAAAAGACGTATCTTTAACAGAAAAACAGCCAAAGATAAAAAACATAAACAAAATATAATTAAAGAAGATCTAAATTGTCAAAGAGAGAAAATTAGCCAAACAGAACAAAAAAATATAATTCAATTAAACTCAAATAATGAACGGATACTCTATTCAAAAAATAATGATATTGAACTTTACCACTGTGGAGAGGAAAAGTTTCGTAACTTATTTAAACAAATTCGTCTTGCTAACCACCATATTCATATATGCTATTACATAATTCGAGATGATAGTTTAGGTAAAGCTTTGGTCAAATCGTTAGCAAAAAAAGCTCGTGAAGGCGTAGAAGTGCGAGTATTATATGATAGTGTTGGATGTAGAAAGCTCCCTGATGATTTCTTTGATGAACTCAAAGTTTCAGGTGGTAAAATTGCAAGATTTTATCCCTCATTTCTAGATATCAACTATAGAAATCACCGAAAGATTGTAGTAATTGACGGTAAGATTGGTTTTGTCGGAGGTGCTAATGTAGGACTAGAATATTTAGGACTTTCTGATAAGTTTGGATTTTGGAGAGACACTCATCTAAAGGTTGTCGGAGAAGCTACTAAATCCTTACAAGAACGATTTCTTTTAGATTGGAACTTTGCTACTAATGAAAATATATTGTATTCTCCGGAATATTATCCAACTATTAAAAAACGTGGTAATACTGGAATGCAAATTGTAACCAGTGGTCCTGACTCTTCATCAGAAGAAATTAAAGCATTTTTTCTTAAAATGATTTATTCAGCAGAAAAATCAATCTATCTACAGAGCCCGTATTTCATACCAGATGAAAGCATTCTAGAAGCTTTACAAATAGCAGCAAGTTCTGGTGTGGATATAAAGATTGTTATACCCGATAAACCTGACCATCCTTTTGTGTTTTGGGCTAATAGATCATATCTTGGATTAATGCTTGAGTATGGCGCAGAGGGTTATGTTTATAAAAAAGGATTTTTGCATAGTAAGCTAATAATTATAGATGGACAAATAGCATCAGTTGGAACTGCAAATATGGATGTTCGAAGTTTTAAACTAAATTTCGAAATTAATTCTTTCTTATATGATAATAAAATAGCTGGTGAGTTACAAAAACAATTTTTAAAAGATCTAGACGACTCATCTATGATTACAGAAGAAGATTATAATAAACGTGGAATTTCAACTAAATTTAAGGAATCTGTCTCAAGATTATTATCACCAATACTTTAAAAAAGTTTCGGGTTAACCATTTATGGCTTACCCGAAACTTTTTATCTTAACAACATCCTTTAGAACCACTACATCCCCCACCACAACAACTTTGAATATCCCCTATATTACCTAATTTAACTGATGTAAAAATTTGTTTAGTCTCACCCTCACAGTTAGGACAAGTTACCTGACCTTTATTTTCATACGAAACTCTTTTAGTAAATGTATTATCACAACTACGACACCTAAAATAATAATTAGGCATATATTCCACCTCCTATGATATCTATATACTAATATCTAATTAAATCTTAACCAGTTTTTAGAATGAAAGCAAGACTATAGTGAAGGACTCTTAATGGTAAGTGAAGAACAC
It encodes:
- a CDS encoding DegV family protein codes for the protein MNKTALVTDSTADIPIELQEKYNIHIIPLSVIHGDVEYQEGIDITSENFYDLLNSSDIFPKSSQPSPKDFDDLYSKLLKDHDEVLSIHLSSGLSGTINAAFQSSKNFEDKVTVFDSESISLGIGLQVIEASKKIQEGWNTNEIVDFLSNIKDNIELLFTLDTLEYLYKGGRINKVSNLMGSLLDIKPIVTVKEGKFFPFGKARRQQSALSKIVTSFENFAKEKTPIKLAVAHGKGSKAAKQLKEMLEERIGIKAEIYSTIGPVVGVHTGPGTVGAAILYEE
- a CDS encoding NAD(P)-dependent malic enzyme; this translates as MNFKEQALKAHKENSGKIEVNSKVSVKNNEDLALAYTPGVAEACKEINKDKENSWEYTSRNNLVAVVTDGSAVLGLGDIGPEASMPVMEGKAVLFKEFAGVDGFPICLETNDVDDIVKTVKLMAPTWGGINLEDISAPRCFEIERRLKEETDLPIFHDDQHGTAVVAAAGVLNALKTVNKKLEDIKVVVNGAGASGVAIAKLFLDLQVNDVIICDSRGVIYKDRQDGMNWVKEELVEITNKQNITGDLSDALQGSDVFLGVSKPETINKEMVSLMNEDPIVFAMANPIPEIYPDEAKLGGAKVVGTGRSDFPNQINNVLAFPGIFRGALDVQATDINEKMKIAAAYAIAEIINEKDLNSDYVIPDPFNKVVAKQVAKEVAKAAVESGINRKPIPETYK
- a CDS encoding YfcC family protein — protein: MKRVPHVYALLFLVIIFAALLTYVVPAGTYERFEDEETGRTLVDADSFEFVDSNPSGIMDVFEAVQLGLVESADIVFFIFVVGGAFGIIRGTGAIDAGLGLAVNKFQGREKLLFPALILIFSIGGGTFGLAEETIPFIPIAVLLCRQLGYDAMVGLAIVSVGARVGFAAGLMNPFTIGVAQGIAELPMFSGLLFRIVVYLLLLIASIWYVNRYAKKVKEDPTQSYVHDLEQQSLETMDSSNIPDFNKTHGAVLITVIIGFSTMIFGVFQHGWYINEISSIFLATGIIAGLVGSLGMNGVANKFVDGARELTLGALVVGVARGILVVMEDGQIIDTIIYSAGVTLETMPRVLAANGMFAFQWILNIFIPSGSGQAATTMPIMTPIADLADVSRQTAVLAYHYGDGFTNLITPTGGTLMASLAMANIPFERYFKWVLPLLGIWTVIGISAVTIATLIDFGPF
- the cls gene encoding cardiolipin synthase, which codes for MNVITIILSAIPILNIIFVITLIFSERRNPTATWAWLLILITLPFLGFILYLFFGLTPKKRRIFNRKTAKDKKHKQNIIKEDLNCQREKISQTEQKNIIQLNSNNERILYSKNNDIELYHCGEEKFRNLFKQIRLANHHIHICYYIIRDDSLGKALVKSLAKKAREGVEVRVLYDSVGCRKLPDDFFDELKVSGGKIARFYPSFLDINYRNHRKIVVIDGKIGFVGGANVGLEYLGLSDKFGFWRDTHLKVVGEATKSLQERFLLDWNFATNENILYSPEYYPTIKKRGNTGMQIVTSGPDSSSEEIKAFFLKMIYSAEKSIYLQSPYFIPDESILEALQIAASSGVDIKIVIPDKPDHPFVFWANRSYLGLMLEYGAEGYVYKKGFLHSKLIIIDGQIASVGTANMDVRSFKLNFEINSFLYDNKIAGELQKQFLKDLDDSSMITEEDYNKRGISTKFKESVSRLLSPIL
- a CDS encoding FmdB family zinc ribbon protein; protein product: MPNYYFRCRSCDNTFTKRVSYENKGQVTCPNCEGETKQIFTSVKLGNIGDIQSCCGGGCSGSKGCC